The Pseudomonas fragi DNA window GCGTGAAAGTGACAAGATCGGCAGCGTGCTGGACGTGATCAAGTCTGTGGCCCAGCAAACCAACCTGCTGGCCCTGAACGCGGCAATTGAAGCAGCACGGGCCGGTGAAGCCGGGCGTGGCTTTGCCGTGGTGGCCGATGAGGTACGCAGCCTGGCGCAGCGCACGCAAAAATCCACTGAAGAAATCGAAGAGCTGATTGCCGGTCTGCAGAGCGGTACCCAGCAGGTATCCAGCAGCATGGACAGCAGCCGCGCGCTGACCGACAACAGCGTTGAGCTGACCCGTCGTGCAGGCGAGTCTCTGGGCACCATCGCCCGTACCGTGTCGACGATTCAGGGCATGAACCAGCAGATTGCAGCCGCCGCCGAGCAACAGAGTGCGGTGGCTGAAGAGATCAACCGCAGCGTGTTGAACGTGAGGGATATATCGGACCAGACCGCCGCCGCCAGCGAAGAGACGGCGGCGTCGAGCACGGAGCTGGCGCGGTTGGGCACGCATTTGCAGACACTGGTGGGGCGGTTTAAGGTCTAGCCCCCTGCCCCTGTGGGAGCGGGCTTGCTCGCGATTGGATCGACGCGGCTATCCTGACAAACCGCGGCGCCTGTATCGCGAGCAAGCCCGCTCCCACAAAAGCAGGTAGGCCCTGCTTTAAAGCACCTGACGCAAAAACGCCTGGGCGCGCAGGTCTTTGGGCGAGGTAAAGAACTCTTCCGGGGCGGAGTCTTCCAGCAGCTTGCCGTGGTCAAAGAACAGCACGCGGTTTGCCACTTCACGCGCAAAGCCCATTTCGTGAGTCACGCAGACCATGGTCATGCCTTCGCGGGCCAGGGTCTTCATCACGTCCAGCACTTCACCGACCATTTCCGGGTCAAGCGCCGAGGTAGGCTCGTCAAACAGCATCACCTTGGGTTCCATCGCCAACGCCCGGGCAATCGCCACACGCTGTTGCTGGCCCCCCGAAAGGCGCGACGGGTACTCATTGGCCTTTTGCCCGATCCCGACCTTGTCCAGCAACGCCCGGGCCTTGGCCTCGCGCTCGGCCTTGCCGCGCTTGCGCACCACCTTCTGCGCCAGGCACAGGTTTTCCAGCACGGTCATGTGCGGGAACAGGTTGAAATGCTGGAACACCATGCCGACTTCACGCCGGTAAGCGTTGACGTCGGTCTTGGGGTTGGCCAGGTCCAGGCCGTCGATGCTGACGGAGCCCGAGTCGAAGTCTTCCAGGCCATTGAGGCAGCGCAGGAAGGTCGATTTGCCAGAGCCCGACGGGCCGATCACCACCAGCACTTCGCCCTGGGCGACGGTGGTGCTGACGTTGTCCACGGCGCGCACGATATGGCCGCGGGTGTCGAAGACTTTTACCAGTTCGCGAACTTCAATCACTTTGCGCGAGCCTCCGCTCAAGCCGGCTGGCGAAGTGCGACAGCGGCAGGTTGATCAACAGGTACAGGCCCGCTACGCAGAACAGGATTTCGAACGGCGAAAACGAGGTGGTGATGACTTCACGGCCACTCTTGAGCAGCTCGGTAATGGCGATCACCGACACCAGCGAGGTGTCCTTGACCAGGCTGATAAATTGCCCGGCCAATGGCGGCAGTACGCGCTTGAACGCTTGCGGCAACACCACATAGCGCATCGACTGGCTGCCGTTGAGGCCCAGCGAGCGGGCTGCTTCGTTTTGCCCGCGAGCGATGGACTGCACGCCCGAGCGGATGATTTCAGCCACGTACGCACCGGTGAACAGCGACAGCGCGGCAATACCGGCAAATTCGCGGGACAGGTTGAGTACAGTGCCGATAAAGAAGTAGAAGATAAAGATCTGCACCAGCAGCGGCGTGCCGCGTACCAGTTCTACATACAGCGTCGAGAGGTCACGCAGGGTCGGGTTGTTCGACAGCCGGCACAGGCCGGTGGCCAGGCCGATGATCAAACCCAGCACGCCAGACACCAGCGACAGCCAGACCGTGGTCCACAAGCCCCACAGCAGCGGCCCGGCAGCCCAGTGGCGGTTGACGCCAATTACATCACCTTCGTCGACTTCGTCGCCTTCAGCCAGTTGCAGGCTGTTGCCGGCAACGGTTACCCGTTGTTCATTGCCATCTTCGCCACGCAGCACCACTTCGGCGCTGTCGCCCTTGCGTACCAGTTCGATGATGGTCGAGTGTTCAGCTGCCCGCTGGGCTTCTTCGGCCTGATAGGCGAAGTACTGCGGAACGCGGTTCCAGCGCCATTCGTAAGACATCAGCGAGGTGGCGTAATACAACGCACCCGCCAGGCCGATGAGCACCAGCACGGTCAATACGTGCCAGGGCCACTGGACTTTTTTTTGTTTGATCACTTTCAGGTTCCACGTTTTGTGTCGCTAGGGAGGCCGTCATCGCGGGCAAGCCCGCGATGATTCAATCAGCCTTATTCCATGTCTTTGAGCCAGGCGGTGTCTTTGAACCACTTGTCATGGATGCGATCGTAAGTGCCGTCTTCGTGGATCTGGTGCAGGAAGTTGTTGATGAAGTTGATGCTGTCGTAGTCACCTTTCTTCAGACCGAAGGCCAGTGGCTCGTAGGTGAACGGCTGGTCAAGGAACACCAGTTTGCCGTTGCCGAACTTGTTGACTGCAACCACGTTGTAAGGCGCGTCGTATACAAAGGCATCAGCCTTGCCGTTGACCACGTCCAGTACACCTTCAGGCTCGTTGTCGTAGCCGTGGTACTGGGCTTTGGACATCAGCTTGCGGGCGATCATTTCGCCGGTGGTGCCGATTTTCGAGGTCAGGCGGTATTGCGGGTCATTGAGGTCTTTGTAGGACTTGATCTTGTCAGCCAGTTCCTTGCGTACCAGCAGGGTTTGGCCCACAACAATGAAGGGTTCGCTGAAGTTCAGGCGCAGGTTGCGCTCCTGGGTCAGGGTCATGCCGCTGCCGATCATGTCGAACTTGTTGGTCATCAGGGCCGGGATGATGCCGTCATAACCGGTAGACACCAGTTCCAGCTTGACGCCCATGGATTTGGCCATCGCCTTGAGCAGGTCAACTTCGAAGCCAATGATCTGGCCGCGCTTGTTGGTCATTTCGAAGGGCATGTAGGTCGGGTCCATGCCCACCTTCAACGTGCCGCGCTTAACCGCGTCATCAATAGCGCCTGCATGGGCAGCGCTGATCGCCAGCAGTGCCGTGACGCCACACAGCAGTTTCGAGACAAACTTCTTCATCATCAACTCCCCCTCACCTACTCAATTAAGGTGTTGGCCTGCGGCTGGCTTGATGCATAAAGCCAATAAAGCCGGGCACTCACCCATTCGAAAACGGATGCTAACTCACTGAGGGTTGGGACACGAGTTTTGCGAGAGAAAAGCGCGATGGCCGTGGGATGCAGGACTGAGGAGATCCTATGGGAGCGGGCTTGCTCGCGATGCAGGCAACGCGTTGCAGCAGGTAGGACGCGGTGAAGCCATCGCGAGCAAGCCCGCTCCCACAAAGGGGAAACGGGTTGCCCGCGATCAATCAGGCAGCAGGCTGCAACGGCAACAACGGTGCGTGAGGGTCAGCGGCAACCGACTCACGCCAGGCGTTCAGCCAGCCTTCATGACCTTCGCTCCACACCAGCGCATGCAGGCGCGCCAGAGCAACCGGGTCGCTGAGCAACTGCATGCGCTCGTTGTTGGTGACACCCTGCGGGCCGACTTTGAGCGCATGACGCACACGCTCGGTACGCAGCCATTCGATCGGCTCAGCTTCACGGTGACGGGACGTCGCCAGGGCACAGGCCAATGCGTTCTGCTGCGGATCGACCACGGCCCGGACAAAACCGTCATGCAGCGCGTGGTAGCGGTTCTCATGGGTGTATTCGGCGGTGGCCGACAATTCACGCGGCGGTGCGTATTCCTCAGGAATCAGGAACAGGCTTTCGTCGCGGGTCTTGAGGCCCAGTTTCACCCGGCTGGAAATCACCGATACCGGGATCGACAGCATCAGCGAGCCGACAATCGGCACCAACCACCACAAGAAGCTCGGGTTCAACCACAGCACCAACGCTGCCCAGGCAGCACCCAGCAGAGTTTG harbors:
- a CDS encoding amino acid ABC transporter ATP-binding protein; amino-acid sequence: MIEVRELVKVFDTRGHIVRAVDNVSTTVAQGEVLVVIGPSGSGKSTFLRCLNGLEDFDSGSVSIDGLDLANPKTDVNAYRREVGMVFQHFNLFPHMTVLENLCLAQKVVRKRGKAEREAKARALLDKVGIGQKANEYPSRLSGGQQQRVAIARALAMEPKVMLFDEPTSALDPEMVGEVLDVMKTLAREGMTMVCVTHEMGFAREVANRVLFFDHGKLLEDSAPEEFFTSPKDLRAQAFLRQVL
- a CDS encoding transporter substrate-binding domain-containing protein encodes the protein MKKFVSKLLCGVTALLAISAAHAGAIDDAVKRGTLKVGMDPTYMPFEMTNKRGQIIGFEVDLLKAMAKSMGVKLELVSTGYDGIIPALMTNKFDMIGSGMTLTQERNLRLNFSEPFIVVGQTLLVRKELADKIKSYKDLNDPQYRLTSKIGTTGEMIARKLMSKAQYHGYDNEPEGVLDVVNGKADAFVYDAPYNVVAVNKFGNGKLVFLDQPFTYEPLAFGLKKGDYDSINFINNFLHQIHEDGTYDRIHDKWFKDTAWLKDME
- a CDS encoding amino acid ABC transporter permease, encoding MKQKKVQWPWHVLTVLVLIGLAGALYYATSLMSYEWRWNRVPQYFAYQAEEAQRAAEHSTIIELVRKGDSAEVVLRGEDGNEQRVTVAGNSLQLAEGDEVDEGDVIGVNRHWAAGPLLWGLWTTVWLSLVSGVLGLIIGLATGLCRLSNNPTLRDLSTLYVELVRGTPLLVQIFIFYFFIGTVLNLSREFAGIAALSLFTGAYVAEIIRSGVQSIARGQNEAARSLGLNGSQSMRYVVLPQAFKRVLPPLAGQFISLVKDTSLVSVIAITELLKSGREVITTSFSPFEILFCVAGLYLLINLPLSHFASRLERRLAQSD